Proteins encoded together in one bacterium window:
- the atpD gene encoding F0F1 ATP synthase subunit beta: METNLIKNKKNQNIPTDSDSLLKVGLVLRIRGTIVDVQFNQKYVPDILSNLTIMLDEDSNLPNNMINLEVAQHLGDGIVRCIALEPIEGITRGLPVLNTGGPIMVPVGKEVLGRIFDVMGRPIDGNPTPIKAQKWPIYRNAPSLIEQKTSIDILETGIKAIDLLCPYIKGSKIGLFGGAGVGKTIIVQELIRNVAIEHGGYSVFVGIGERTREGNELWLEMKSSGVINKTALVFGQMGEMPGARLRVGLTGLTMAEYFRDEENKDTLLFIDNIFRYVQAGSEVSALLGRMPSAVGYQPTLASEMGMLQERITSTQNGSITSIQAVYVPADDYTDPAPATTFQHLDASTVLSRKIAQAGLFPAIDPLESSSSGLKANVVGKEHYNVASSVQQILQKYKELQDIIAILGMDELSEDDKTIVYRAKKIQKFLTQPLFVAEQFTGLAGRFVKVEQTVEDFGHIIAGECDNLPEQAFYMVGTLAEAHEKAKLHL, translated from the coding sequence ATGGAAACCAATCTCATAAAAAATAAAAAAAATCAAAATATTCCAACGGACTCAGACAGTCTTCTCAAAGTCGGACTCGTTTTGAGAATTCGCGGAACCATTGTCGATGTTCAATTTAACCAAAAATATGTACCGGACATCCTTTCCAACCTCACAATCATGCTGGACGAAGATAGCAATCTACCCAATAACATGATTAATCTTGAAGTTGCTCAACATTTGGGCGATGGCATTGTTCGATGCATAGCACTGGAACCAATCGAAGGAATTACGCGCGGTCTGCCCGTCCTCAACACCGGCGGCCCAATCATGGTACCTGTTGGCAAAGAAGTACTGGGACGCATTTTTGACGTCATGGGCAGACCAATTGACGGCAATCCAACCCCTATTAAAGCACAAAAATGGCCTATCTACCGTAATGCACCAAGTTTAATTGAACAAAAAACTTCTATTGATATTCTAGAAACCGGCATTAAAGCCATCGACTTACTCTGTCCCTACATCAAAGGCTCAAAAATCGGCCTCTTTGGCGGCGCAGGCGTTGGTAAAACAATTATTGTACAAGAACTTATCAGAAACGTTGCTATCGAACACGGCGGCTATTCAGTTTTTGTGGGCATTGGCGAACGAACACGGGAAGGCAACGAACTCTGGCTTGAAATGAAATCGTCAGGCGTTATTAATAAAACCGCACTGGTTTTTGGACAAATGGGCGAAATGCCCGGCGCACGCTTACGCGTTGGCTTGACCGGTCTGACCATGGCTGAATATTTTCGCGATGAAGAAAACAAAGATACCCTGCTTTTTATCGACAACATATTTCGCTACGTTCAAGCGGGCTCAGAAGTTTCTGCTTTGCTCGGACGCATGCCATCTGCCGTTGGTTACCAACCAACCCTTGCCTCAGAAATGGGAATGCTCCAAGAAAGAATTACCAGTACTCAAAATGGCTCAATTACCTCTATTCAAGCCGTATACGTACCTGCGGACGACTACACCGATCCAGCACCAGCAACAACCTTTCAACACTTGGATGCCAGTACCGTACTGTCGCGTAAAATTGCACAAGCGGGGCTGTTTCCTGCAATCGACCCTCTAGAATCAAGCTCTAGCGGCTTGAAAGCAAACGTGGTTGGCAAAGAGCACTATAACGTCGCGAGCAGCGTTCAGCAAATTTTGCAAAAGTATAAAGAACTGCAAGACATCATTGCCATTTTGGGCATGGATGAACTTTCTGAAGATGATAAAACTATTGTTTATCGCGCCAAGAAAATTCAAAAATTTTTAACTCAGCCACTTTTTGTTGCCGAGCAATTTACCGGCCTTGCCGGACGCTTTGTGAAAGTTGAACAAACGGTTGAAGATTTTGGACATATCATTGCTGGAGAATGCGACAATCTCCCGGAACAAGCCTTCTACATGGTTGGCACCTTGGCAGAAGCACACGAAAAAGCAAAGCTACATTTGTAA